Below is a genomic region from Argiope bruennichi chromosome 11, qqArgBrue1.1, whole genome shotgun sequence.
AATAAATTTCCAAACAATACCTTTGGaggcaaatacatttttaacttcaggattattaatatatttccacCATTTACTTAATTCAGAATTtgcctttttaaatgttttagcaTTATCAGAGTAAATTACAGAACACAAACCTCTACGAGAAATAAATCTCctaaaagctaataaaaatgaatcagtaCTCATATTATTAACTAATTCTAAATGAACAGCTCTTACTACAGCACaagtaaatattatcatataacaCTTATCATTAGAGTCATTCACAAAAAAAGGTCCTGCAAAGTCTACGCCAGATACATCAAATGGTGAATGTTCTAGAATTCTGTCAGGAGGTAGTGGAGCTACCACCTGTTCTCCAGTCTTTACCTTAAAACGTCTACATATGAGACAGTCATTCAATACCTTTTTTACAAATTGTCTACCTTTGATGATCCAGAATTGTTCGCGCAAGTGAGTTAAGGTACCTTCAACACCTAAATGGCCCATTTTGAAATGAGCATCCAATATcagtaattttacaaatttatcgtTGGATGGGAGAAGCCAAGAATGCTTCGCCCTCATGTCACCGCTAAAAAACTGCAGACGACCCTTCAATTGCAGCAGATTATTTTCATCGAGTTCAGGACTCAGATTATATACGCACGAGTCCTTGGAGATGACACTCTTAGAAAGAAGCTGGTGAATTTCAGctccgaaatattttatttgagtagCCTTGATCCAAGAATGTAAGGCTTCCTGAAGTTCGAAAGCACTAAGAGGTCCACTAAATTTTAAAGAACGAGGTTTAGAATTGTTCATAAACCTTTTCACAAAAGCTGTAACACGCAAAAGTTTTCGAAGATTGTTGTATTTATCAATGTTAATACAGCTTGAAATACAGTCATCAACATTGGTAGTAACAACCATTGTGTTGACGGTTTCAGTTCTCCGCCGCTCtgaggaaaatatttctttatcacaaATGGAATCAGAGAGAATTTGACGAACACTGCACAGGCCACGAATGTACCGGCCGAGACAGCCACTCAGGTCCCGTCCACCAAAGAGAACTTGAGAGAAATGCTTTCGCCGATTCCCCTCTCGTAGTTAAATCAGCAGGGTTTTCCGATCCACTACAATGGTTCCAACAGGGCGGAGAAGTAAGTAACTGCACCTGAGTTACTCTGTTACACACAAAGGGTTTCCATATTTTTGCCGATCCCTTCACCCAATGGATAACAATTTTCGAGTCACTCCATAAATAAACTCTTTTAGTTAAAGATGGAAAGGTGTCCTGCAAGTATTTCGCTAAGCGAGCACCGATGAGTGCTGCCATCAGTTCCAATCTCGCAAGGGTTAAGGTTTTCAAAGGAGCAACCTTACTTTTAGACATAATAAAGCTCACCTTAGCACTTCCTTCTTCGGTGATGTATCGGAAATACGCCACAGCCCCATAGGCTTTAGGATTGGCGTCACAGAAGATGTGGAGTGAAATGTCATTCGTTCTTAATTTCGTAAACGTTCAATCCGCAAGTTATCTATAGCAGAGAGTTCAGAGCACCAAGTGTTCCGTTTTTCTTCCAAATCCTGTGGTAGCTGTTCATCCCATTCAAGGCTCCTTTTCCATAATTCTTGAATGAGAATTTTAACTGTGATTACAAAAGGGCTGATTAGTCCACAAGGATCGAAAATTTGAGAGATTATTCTCAGTACATGTCTTTTAGAAGTTCCGTTGGTGATTCCAAATTCCAAGGAATTCCTAACATCTTTTAAATTCCACTTAATCTCGTCCTCAATTGTATCCCAATTCAATCCTAAGAAACCCGATCCTTGCCCATGATCAGTATTTTCTTTATACCCATTCTCAAACCAAAGTTTATTTAGCTCGACACAATTAGTtcttaatttccttaaattaaacCCGGCGGAGCGTAATATATCTATAGCAGAAGAAGTTAACTGATAAGCATCCTGCGCGGTATCTGCTCCATAATATAAGTCATCGACATATAGAGAATTTAACATTTCACAACATTTAGgatatttatctctaaatttccttatatgaaattttaaaacgcaAGCCAAAGCAAAGGGAGATGTAGTTAAGCCAAAGGGAAGACGATTAAAATTAGATACTTGCTTTGAGTCGCCCGTATCGTCCGGAAaccataaaaattttagatattttctatcTTCCACTGCAATCTCTATCATAAGAAATGCCTTTTCTAAATCTCCGCAAAACGCAATTTGATTTTCCCGAAATTTAAGAGTAACATCCAATAAATTGGCATTAAGATT
It encodes:
- the LOC129956567 gene encoding uncharacterized protein LOC129956567 encodes the protein MVVTTNVDDCISSCINIDKYNNLRKLLRVTAFVKRFMNNSKPRSLKFSGPLSAFELQEALHSWIKATQIKYFGAEIHQLLSKSVISKDSCVYNLSPELDENNLLQLKGRLQFFSGDMRAKHSWLLPSNDKFVKLLILDAHFKMGHLGVEGTLTHLREQFWIIKGRQFVKKVLNDCLICRRFKVKTGEQVVAPLPPDRILEHSPFDVSGVDFAGPFFVNDSNDKCYMIIFTCAVVRAVHLELVNNMSTDSFLLAFRRFISRRGLCSVIYSDNAKTFKKANSELSKWWKYINNPEVKNVFASKGIVWKFIVERSPWWGGFWERQIRTIKTCLKKIIGKSSLSFKELETIFLEIEAIVNSRPITYLYNEPSEPSPLTPSHFLIGKRLASLPVIQSKIEELNVNRDSLTKRIKYQQTILNHFWNRWRKEYLLNLRSAYISPQPGKICSFKVNDVVLINDERYPRNMWMIGRILELCPGRDGQVRSLLIKTPKGNIKRSVQLVCNLEINP